A window from Hemicordylus capensis ecotype Gifberg chromosome 2, rHemCap1.1.pri, whole genome shotgun sequence encodes these proteins:
- the LOC128347529 gene encoding major histocompatibility complex class I-related gene protein-like isoform X1 codes for MLPPLPFSIVAPQRLLPSSSYASPPTPHTSLPSPLSSCSYARPSFLVSGRAAFLPGASSVFMQSTIYSPQTGSPHWELVSVSNGRSFGELEALGYSCPLTLFLFSVPFPGSSSHSLKYFYTAVSQPGQGLPQFITVGYLDDQLFIHYDSDTRQKLPRAPWMKALLEEDPRYLVRNTAIAQSNELVFRDALAKLRGRYNQSGGLHTLQNMYGCELSKDGHRGGYDQYSYDGRDFLSFDKETLTWTATDVPAQVTKRKWGAEFADNEYQKAYLEGACIEWLQKYLDYGKETLLRKEPPTVKVARKAAYDNMETLVCRAHGFYPKEIDINWKKDGEVWMQDTFRGGVAPNSDGTYHTWHSIKIDSKDRDRYRCHIEHDGLLEPLDLAWEESASDQESDRFSRESSSVGV; via the exons ATGCTGCCCCCTCTTCcgttctccattgttgccccccaaaggctccttccctcctccagttatgcttcccctcccaccccacatacCAGTTTGCCCTCCCCACTTTCTTCCTGCTCTTATGCCCGTCCCTCCTTTTTGGTCTCCGGAAGAGCCGCTTTCCTGCCTGGGGCATCCTCGGTGTTTATGCAGTCCACCATTTACTCCCCACAAACAGGCTCTCCTCATTGGGAGCTTGTCTCAGTCTCCAATGGCCGGAGCTTTGGAGAACTGGAAGCCCTCGGCTACAGCTGCCCCCTGACTCTGTTCCTCTTCTCTGTCCCCTTCCCAGGCTCCTCTTCCCACTCTCTGAAGTATTTCTACACGGCGGTGTCCCAGCCTGGCCAGGGGCTGCCCCAGTTCATCACGGTGGGCTATTTGGATGACCAGCTCTTCATTCACTATGACAGCGACACCAGGCAGAAACTGCCTCGAGCTCCCTGGATGAAGGCGTTGCTGGAGGAGGATCCCCGGTACTTGGTCCGCAACACGGCGATTGCTCAGAGCAATGAGCTGGTGTTCAGAGATGCCCTGGCTAAACTGCGGGGTCGCTACAACCAGAGTGGAG GGCTTCACACCTTGCAAAATATGTACGGCTGTGAGCTGAGCAAAGACGGACACAGAGGAGGGTATGACCAGTACAGCTACGATGGGAGGGACTTCCTCAGCTTTGACAAGGAGACCCTCACCTGGACGGCAACTGATGTGCCAGCCCAAGTGACCAAGAGGAAGTGGGGGGCTGAATTTGCTGATAACGAGTACCAGAAGGCCTACCTGGAGGGGGCCTGCATTGAGTGGCTGCAGAAATACCTGGACTACGGGAAGGAGACGCTGCTGAGGAAAG AACCCCCAACTGTGAAGGTGGCACGCAAAGCAGCCTACGACAACATGGAAACCCTCGTCTGCCGGGCCCACGGCTTCTACCCCAAGGAGATTGACATCAACTGGAAGAAGGATGGGGAGGTCTGGATGCAGGACACCTTCCGTGGGGGTGTTGCCCCCAACTCAGATGGGACTTACCATACCTGGCACAGCATCAAGATTGACTCAAAGGACAGGGACCGCTACCGGTGCCACATAGAACATGATGGCCTTCTGGAACCCCTGGATTTGGCCTGGGAGGAGTCTG CAAGTGACCAGGAGTCCGACAGGTTCTCCAGAG AATCATCTTCCGTTGGTGTGTGA
- the LOC128347529 gene encoding patr class I histocompatibility antigen, B-2 alpha chain-like isoform X2 → MALYPQWLFLGLGAIAFLPQPCLGSSSHSLKYFYTAVSQPGQGLPQFITVGYLDDQLFIHYDSDTRQKLPRAPWMKALLEEDPRYLVRNTAIAQSNELVFRDALAKLRGRYNQSGGLHTLQNMYGCELSKDGHRGGYDQYSYDGRDFLSFDKETLTWTATDVPAQVTKRKWGAEFADNEYQKAYLEGACIEWLQKYLDYGKETLLRKEPPTVKVARKAAYDNMETLVCRAHGFYPKEIDINWKKDGEVWMQDTFRGGVAPNSDGTYHTWHSIKIDSKDRDRYRCHIEHDGLLEPLDLAWEESASDQESDRFSRESSSVGV, encoded by the exons ATGGCGCTGTACCCCCAGTGGCTCTTCTTGGGCCTGGGGGCAATTGCTTTTCTCCCGCAGCCCTGCTTAG GCTCCTCTTCCCACTCTCTGAAGTATTTCTACACGGCGGTGTCCCAGCCTGGCCAGGGGCTGCCCCAGTTCATCACGGTGGGCTATTTGGATGACCAGCTCTTCATTCACTATGACAGCGACACCAGGCAGAAACTGCCTCGAGCTCCCTGGATGAAGGCGTTGCTGGAGGAGGATCCCCGGTACTTGGTCCGCAACACGGCGATTGCTCAGAGCAATGAGCTGGTGTTCAGAGATGCCCTGGCTAAACTGCGGGGTCGCTACAACCAGAGTGGAG GGCTTCACACCTTGCAAAATATGTACGGCTGTGAGCTGAGCAAAGACGGACACAGAGGAGGGTATGACCAGTACAGCTACGATGGGAGGGACTTCCTCAGCTTTGACAAGGAGACCCTCACCTGGACGGCAACTGATGTGCCAGCCCAAGTGACCAAGAGGAAGTGGGGGGCTGAATTTGCTGATAACGAGTACCAGAAGGCCTACCTGGAGGGGGCCTGCATTGAGTGGCTGCAGAAATACCTGGACTACGGGAAGGAGACGCTGCTGAGGAAAG AACCCCCAACTGTGAAGGTGGCACGCAAAGCAGCCTACGACAACATGGAAACCCTCGTCTGCCGGGCCCACGGCTTCTACCCCAAGGAGATTGACATCAACTGGAAGAAGGATGGGGAGGTCTGGATGCAGGACACCTTCCGTGGGGGTGTTGCCCCCAACTCAGATGGGACTTACCATACCTGGCACAGCATCAAGATTGACTCAAAGGACAGGGACCGCTACCGGTGCCACATAGAACATGATGGCCTTCTGGAACCCCTGGATTTGGCCTGGGAGGAGTCTG CAAGTGACCAGGAGTCCGACAGGTTCTCCAGAG AATCATCTTCCGTTGGTGTGTGA